The Neorhodopirellula lusitana DNA window TCGCGGAACTGTACGACAAGTTCGCAGAGGGCGGTGGTAAGGTTGTCGTTTGCCCCCATTGTGCCCATTCGGCTCATCTGACTGATCCCGGACTTAAACGCAATGCTGAAATCGGCACGATAGCGATGCTTGGAAAGCTATTGATCGAGGCCGACAAAGTGATGGACTATTGATCCAAAATGCCGTTGAAAGCATTGGGACGCTGACAAAGGTCGGTCGCGATTGGCTGACTTTTGTTTCCCGCGTTGTTAGCGAAATACTTATATGCGTTCGCATTGCGAACTAGCGTTGCCTCGCCGCCAAAATCGATTCATGTGTCAACTACACAATCGCTTCTGGTTCGGACGCGTCGGCGTCCACTTCGCCATTGAAGCGATCTAAGAGTCGATAGAGTTTGCGGCGATGAATTCCAAGCTTGCGAGCCGCGCCGGCTTTGTTGCCTTTCTCTTTTTCGAGAACTTCTAACACGTGCACACGAGCGACCTCGTCGAGTTTGTAATTGCAACTGCCCAGCATGTCATGTGGGTGAGCGGACTCGACGGCAACAGCTGCAATGGGATGGACGGTTCCGATCGCGTCTTCACGCGTGTTGCCTGGCCCGTGGCCATAATCGACGATTTCAGCGGGCAGGTCATCCAGTGTGATTTCGAATTCATCCGCCAAGATGGTTGCGCGTTCAATAACGTTGATCAGTTGACGGATGTTGCCTGGCCAAGGGTAGGCGTTCAATGTGCTTCGAGCCGTGTCGTCGATGTGAAATGACCGAGGCAAGAAATGGTCGATCAGTCGATTGACGTCACCCTCGCGTTGACGAAGCGGCGGCAGTTCGATTGAAAGCACGTTGATTCGATAAAACAAGTCTTCACGAAAGTTACCGTTGTCGACCTCCGTTTGCAGGTCGCGATTCGTCGCGGCGATGATTCGAACTTTCACTTTGCGTTGACGATGGCAACCGACACGGCGCAGGGAACCGTCTTCCAAAACCCGTAGCAATTTGGGCTGCAATGAAAGCGGTAGTTCACCAATCTCGTCGATGAACAACGTGCCCCCGTCGGCGATCTCGAACAGTCCAGGCTTTTCCGCAGTCGCCCCGGTGAACGATCCTTTTTGGTGGCCGAATAGTTCGCTTTCAACGAGGTTTTCCGGCAAAGCGGCACAGTTGACGGTGACAAAAGGGGCATCGGCAACGCGACTGGCTTGTTGGATCGCTTGGGCGACGACTTCTTTCCCGGTACCACTTTCGCCTTGGATCAGGACGGGCTTATGCGTCGGGGCGACCTTCTCGATCAATTTGGCAACGCTCCGCAACGAACTGGACTCGCCAATTAGTTTCGCGGCCGGTCTGGTGCGGGAGATGACTGCCTTGAGTTGCTTGTTCTCTTTCTTCAGTTCATGTCGTTCGCGAGCTCGAAAGCAATGGTGTTCAAGGTCACCCAACGCACAGGGCTTGCTGAGGAAGTCACAGGCTCCCATCTTCATCGCCGAAACAGCTGTTTCCACGGTGCCTTGGCCCGTCAACATGATGACTTCAATATCGATGTTGTCCTCATGAACTCGCTGCAGCAGTTCCAAGCCTGACATGCCCGGCATATTCATATCAAATACGCCGACATCGAAAGACTCTCGTTCGAGCAAGCTCAACGCTTCGGCAGCGTTTGACACGTCAACAACATCGTGGCCCTTGCGAGCCATCCATTTCGCTGACGAGCGACGCGAGTCTTCCTCATCATCGACCAATAGAAGTTTGATTGGCTTTTCCGGCATATTCTTTTCCAGTAGATAATGCCCGGCTGCAGCGTTTCATAAGCTAATTGGTGCAGCGGGGCGGTTCATACAGCGGGCAATGGGGGTAGACGTCCGGTCAGGCGACCGAGCTAAACATTATGACATGATCGAGCACCGACAGTGGTAACATTCCCGCGCGGGCGGGAATTGGATCCGTCGTAAGATGCATTCGAATGCGTGCTTGTCCGCCTAAAGCTCGGCCTGTCTGGAACTTTCATTGTTCAGGTGGCTGCCACCGCGTCGGTGACTTCTTCCGTGGCAGGGTCCGAGTTCCAGTGATGACGCGAGATCCAAACGCTGCAGGGAGCGTGTCGAAGAACGTATTTGGACGTGCTTCCGAGTAGCCATCGTCCAAGCAGGCTATGGCCGGTGTCACCAATCATGACTAAGTCAGCGTTATCGGCTTCGGCGGCGCTAACCAGTGCCTCGCCCACGTGAGCCGCAACCGGGGTTTGTGCCTTCGTATGCGGGAAGTGTTCGGCGATCTGGCTCGCGATCCGTTCGGCAGCTTCATCGAGTCGGTCGACTTGTTTGGGATCGACGGTGATGGGAACATCCATGAAGCCCTCGCCAACGTAAACGTAAGGTTGCATCGCGACACTCACCACATCGATCTCTCGATCGCGTGGCATGTTCCATTCGACCAGTTCCGATACGGCTTCGCGTGAGGCGATGGATTGGTCGTATCCGAGTACAATCTTCTTGAAGGCAATCTCGGATTCAGGCTGAGACCGAACAACGACGACTGAGCACTTCGCATTGGTTGCAACACTGTCGGACACGCTGCCAAGCAGCACTCGCCGGATCGCGGAATGTCCTTTGGCTCCCATCACGATCAGGTCAGACTCCAACGTTTGGGCTTTCTCCAAGATACGCGGCACTGTCGGTCCGGCACCGTGCATCAACGTCACCGACTTGCAAACGTCGGCTAAGGCGACTTCCGCTTCGTCCAGGATCTTTTGTGTACGCATTTTTTCTTGTTCCGACCATTCCGGTACCCAAGGCTGCGCCGAGTAATGGGCAGCGTCGTAGGATACCGTCAAGACAACGACTTCAACGTCGCGGTTCTGGGCCAGCGTTTTCACAAATTGAACGGCGTCTTTGGCGTGTGGAGAGCCATCGGTTGGCAAAAGAATTTTCATCGTTGAATTCCTACCTGTGGAACTTGTGAAATGTGTGCAGGAATCGATTGATCCGCAGTTGTTGTGCCAAGCGTGCACGGCCACGAATCAGCCTAGTGCGTGTGCGAAACCGCACGCAAAAAGCTGTATCGTGCGTCAGAGCACAGTTGAATAGGGGGGAGGCAATGCAAAGAACATGATGAGGGAAGTCTCGGGCAAGCGATGCATCGCGTTTGCAAACTCGTCAAAATCGCGGTGAAACGGGGCAGAAAATGCCGGGCTGAATAGCCCGCCAGTCGATTAAAAGTGGCGGCGTGCCCGTCTCGTGGTGGTGGTCGCTACCGTATGCAAGTGGTCAGTGGTATCATTCTGACAACGCGGGGCACCGCCCAGCGATCGTTGATTTACTTTGTTGTCGGGGGAATAAGGTCATGGCTGACGAGTTGGGCATATTGCTCGTCGAGGACGATCCTGACACGCAAGCGAATCTGGCCGACATTTTGGAAATGGATGGCTATCAAGTTCGGGTCGCTGGAAGCTTCGGTGACGTCCGTAACGCCGGTCTGCAGCCGGAAATTGATTTGGTCATTCTGGACCGACGTCTGCCCGACGGCAGTCTCGAAGATGCACTGCCAGCGATGAAGGAATTGTTGCCGAACGCTGAATTCATTGTCGTGACGGGGTTCGCGGATATCGAAAACACGATTGCTGCGTTCAAGTTGGGCGTGACCGATTACATGCTCAAACCGGTGCAGCCGGATGTCATCCGGCAGAGCGTTGCCCGGATTGCCAAGCAAAAGCGAGTGGAAAGTGAACTGCGCCGCCAACAACAGTTTGCCAATCAGGTCTTGGAAACTTCAGAGACGCTGATTGTTGTGCTGGATTTGCAATGTCGGGTGCTAAGGTTTAACTCCCATTTTACTTGTGTCACCGGTTGGCGGTTGGAAGATCTGGTTGGTAAGGACTTCATCGCCCATTGCGTTCCTGAAACGGAACAGGAGCGGATTCAAGGTGTGTTTGAGGTGACGGCCAGCGGT harbors:
- a CDS encoding sigma-54-dependent transcriptional regulator, translating into MPEKPIKLLLVDDEEDSRRSSAKWMARKGHDVVDVSNAAEALSLLERESFDVGVFDMNMPGMSGLELLQRVHEDNIDIEVIMLTGQGTVETAVSAMKMGACDFLSKPCALGDLEHHCFRARERHELKKENKQLKAVISRTRPAAKLIGESSSLRSVAKLIEKVAPTHKPVLIQGESGTGKEVVAQAIQQASRVADAPFVTVNCAALPENLVESELFGHQKGSFTGATAEKPGLFEIADGGTLFIDEIGELPLSLQPKLLRVLEDGSLRRVGCHRQRKVKVRIIAATNRDLQTEVDNGNFREDLFYRINVLSIELPPLRQREGDVNRLIDHFLPRSFHIDDTARSTLNAYPWPGNIRQLINVIERATILADEFEITLDDLPAEIVDYGHGPGNTREDAIGTVHPIAAVAVESAHPHDMLGSCNYKLDEVARVHVLEVLEKEKGNKAGAARKLGIHRRKLYRLLDRFNGEVDADASEPEAIV
- a CDS encoding universal stress protein; its protein translation is MKILLPTDGSPHAKDAVQFVKTLAQNRDVEVVVLTVSYDAAHYSAQPWVPEWSEQEKMRTQKILDEAEVALADVCKSVTLMHGAGPTVPRILEKAQTLESDLIVMGAKGHSAIRRVLLGSVSDSVATNAKCSVVVVRSQPESEIAFKKIVLGYDQSIASREAVSELVEWNMPRDREIDVVSVAMQPYVYVGEGFMDVPITVDPKQVDRLDEAAERIASQIAEHFPHTKAQTPVAAHVGEALVSAAEADNADLVMIGDTGHSLLGRWLLGSTSKYVLRHAPCSVWISRHHWNSDPATEEVTDAVAAT